The following proteins are co-located in the Polymorphospora rubra genome:
- a CDS encoding glycosyltransferase family 9 protein: MILVLRALGVGDLATAVPALRGLKAAYPDQDLVLAAPRWLAPLVDLVGAVDRLLPLDGLGPAGEPEPAGEPEPVDGAGPVPGQWAALDGVTPELAVNLHGRGPRSHELLLAANPGRLLGFACPAAGHLDGPHWNDDEHEVQRWCRLLRGYGIAADPGDLALRRPPPAWLPVGLTVVHPGGKDTARRWPAQRWADLARSLDGLGHHIVVTGSADEHDLAEEVATGAGLPMNAVLAGHTDLAELATLVAYGRMVISGDTGIAHLATAYRTPSVLLFGPVPPHRWAPPADRPWHRVLWRADLAGEPAPADTPHPSLLAVEPDEVLAAVSEADRTGQVRDAVTAH, encoded by the coding sequence GTGATCCTGGTGCTGCGGGCCCTCGGGGTCGGAGATCTCGCGACGGCGGTGCCGGCGCTGCGTGGCCTGAAGGCCGCGTACCCGGACCAGGACCTGGTGCTGGCCGCGCCGCGCTGGCTGGCACCGCTGGTCGACCTGGTCGGCGCGGTGGACCGGCTCCTGCCGCTCGACGGCCTCGGGCCGGCCGGCGAACCGGAGCCGGCGGGCGAACCGGAGCCCGTCGACGGCGCCGGACCGGTGCCGGGGCAGTGGGCGGCGCTGGACGGGGTGACCCCGGAGCTGGCGGTCAACCTGCACGGGCGCGGCCCACGATCGCACGAGCTGCTGCTGGCCGCGAACCCGGGGCGGCTGCTCGGCTTCGCCTGCCCCGCCGCCGGCCACCTCGACGGTCCGCACTGGAACGACGACGAGCACGAGGTGCAGCGGTGGTGCCGCCTGCTGCGCGGGTACGGCATCGCCGCCGACCCGGGTGACCTGGCGCTGCGCCGGCCCCCGCCGGCCTGGCTGCCGGTCGGTCTGACCGTCGTGCACCCCGGCGGCAAGGACACCGCGCGGCGCTGGCCCGCGCAGCGCTGGGCCGACCTCGCCCGGTCGCTGGACGGGCTCGGCCACCACATCGTGGTCACCGGGTCGGCGGACGAACACGACCTCGCCGAGGAGGTCGCCACCGGCGCCGGTCTGCCGATGAACGCCGTACTCGCCGGGCACACCGACCTGGCCGAACTGGCCACCCTCGTCGCGTACGGCCGGATGGTGATCAGCGGGGACACCGGGATCGCGCACCTCGCCACGGCGTACCGGACCCCTTCGGTGCTGCTCTTCGGCCCGGTTCCGCCGCACCGGTGGGCGCCGCCGGCGGACCGGCCGTGGCACCGGGTGCTGTGGCGGGCCGACCTGGCCGGCGAGCCGGCGCCGGCGGACACCCCACACCCGTCGCTGCTGGCCGTCGAACCCGACGAGGTGCTGGCGGCGGTGTCCGAGGCGGACCGGACCGGCCAGGTGCGGGATGCGGTTACGGCGCACTGA
- a CDS encoding DNA topoisomerase IB, which produces MRLRRTDLDRPGYGRRRRGRGVSFLDLDGRPITAPDELDRLRALAIPPAWRQVWISPDPQGHIQATGVDAAGRKQYVYHPLWRTRRDEAKFDHVLEVATRLPALRERVAVDLTGRGLRRERVLATVTRLLDMGMFRVGGDQYAAGDDPTFGVATLRAEHARPRAGRMILEFPAKGGVAQIREVDDRDVCAVLRHLRRSRAAGDRLFGYLAGRHWYDVKSDEINGYLRQASGGAMTAKDFRTWHATVRAATGLAGAAPATSATARRRVVTAVMREVGGLLGNTPTVARASYVDPRIVDLYHGGVVARVADPASREDAERAVLDLLVSR; this is translated from the coding sequence ATGCGGTTACGGCGCACTGACCTGGACCGCCCCGGGTACGGCCGGCGCCGGCGCGGCCGCGGCGTCAGCTTCCTCGACCTCGACGGCCGGCCGATCACCGCGCCGGACGAACTCGACCGGCTCCGCGCCCTGGCCATCCCGCCGGCCTGGCGGCAGGTCTGGATCTCACCCGACCCGCAGGGCCACATCCAGGCCACCGGCGTCGACGCCGCCGGCCGCAAGCAGTACGTCTACCATCCACTGTGGAGAACGCGGCGGGACGAGGCCAAGTTCGACCACGTGCTGGAGGTCGCCACCCGGCTGCCGGCCCTGCGCGAACGGGTCGCCGTCGACCTGACCGGCCGCGGGCTGCGCCGCGAGCGGGTCCTCGCCACCGTCACCCGGCTGCTCGACATGGGGATGTTCCGCGTCGGCGGCGACCAGTACGCCGCCGGCGACGACCCCACCTTCGGGGTGGCCACCCTGCGCGCCGAACACGCCCGGCCACGCGCCGGCCGGATGATCCTGGAGTTCCCGGCCAAGGGCGGCGTCGCCCAGATCCGCGAGGTCGACGACCGCGACGTGTGTGCCGTACTGCGCCACCTGCGGCGCAGCCGGGCCGCCGGCGACCGGCTCTTCGGCTACCTGGCCGGCCGGCACTGGTACGACGTGAAGAGCGACGAGATCAACGGCTACCTGCGGCAGGCCAGCGGCGGCGCGATGACCGCCAAGGACTTCCGCACCTGGCACGCCACCGTCCGGGCCGCGACCGGACTTGCCGGTGCCGCCCCGGCGACCTCCGCGACCGCCCGCCGCCGGGTCGTCACCGCCGTCATGCGGGAGGTCGGCGGCCTGCTCGGCAACACCCCCACCGTGGCCCGCGCATCCTATGTGGATCCCCGGATCGTGGACCTCTACCACGGCGGGGTGGTGGCGCGGGTGGCCGACCCGGCGAGCCGGGAGGATGCCGAGCGGGCCGTACTCGACCTGCTGGTCAGTCGGTGA
- a CDS encoding RecQ family ATP-dependent DNA helicase, which translates to MKLPLHSTRLRRVARQHFGWRSLRPGQLSAMRALMKRRDALVVLPTGAGKSAVYQVPATLLAGPTVVVSPLLALQQDQIIALNERGDPRLRAVRVSSAETPGQQAAALEDLRTGRARFLFITPEQLNRPDRLAEVKALRPALVAVDEAHCISAWGHDFRPDYLALGHLIRGIGRPPVVALTATASPPVRDDIVDRLGLSDPRTVVSGLDRPNLFLEVGHCPTEDYRWRRLLALLDAEERPGVIYVATRRAAEELAGQLTTAGHPAAHYHGGMAAGARERLHGDFLADRVPIMVATSAFGMGIDKPNIRWVAHVALPDSPDSYLQEIGRAGRDGRPARALLLWRAEDVGIQRYFTGGGPDETDLRDLAALLRDGPATKAELRERSGLSARKLGQLLALLEQVGAAATRAGNRLASPRYAPEPADAARTALAEAERQQAVQRSRTDMMRAFAEHGGCRGQTLLAYFGEHMKKVCGHCDNCHAGNSTADDGSSGPFPVHSTVRHAEWGSGMVLGYEDDRMTVLFDDVGYKTLSVPVVSEQGLLAREAG; encoded by the coding sequence ATGAAGCTGCCACTGCACTCGACCCGGCTGCGCCGCGTCGCCCGACAGCACTTCGGTTGGCGGTCGCTGCGACCCGGTCAGCTGTCCGCCATGCGGGCCCTGATGAAGCGCCGCGACGCGCTCGTCGTCCTGCCGACGGGAGCCGGCAAGTCCGCCGTCTACCAGGTTCCGGCCACGCTGCTGGCCGGACCGACGGTCGTGGTCTCGCCGCTGCTCGCCCTGCAACAGGACCAGATCATCGCGCTCAACGAGCGGGGCGACCCGCGGCTGCGGGCGGTGCGGGTCAGCTCGGCCGAGACGCCCGGCCAGCAGGCCGCCGCGCTCGAGGATCTGCGTACCGGCCGGGCCCGGTTCCTGTTCATCACGCCCGAGCAGCTGAACCGGCCGGACCGGCTGGCCGAGGTCAAGGCGCTGCGACCGGCGCTGGTCGCGGTCGACGAGGCGCACTGCATCTCGGCCTGGGGACACGACTTCCGGCCCGACTACCTGGCCCTGGGGCATCTGATCCGCGGCATCGGCCGGCCGCCGGTGGTCGCCCTGACCGCCACCGCGTCCCCGCCGGTACGCGACGACATCGTCGACCGGCTGGGCCTGTCCGACCCGCGGACCGTGGTGTCCGGGCTGGACCGGCCGAACCTGTTCCTCGAGGTCGGCCACTGCCCCACCGAGGACTACCGCTGGCGCCGGCTGCTCGCGCTGCTCGACGCCGAGGAGCGACCCGGCGTGATCTACGTCGCCACCCGCCGGGCGGCCGAGGAACTGGCCGGCCAACTGACCACGGCCGGCCACCCGGCCGCGCACTACCACGGCGGAATGGCCGCCGGCGCGCGGGAACGGCTGCACGGGGACTTCCTCGCCGACCGGGTGCCGATCATGGTGGCGACGTCGGCGTTCGGCATGGGCATCGACAAACCGAACATCCGGTGGGTGGCGCACGTGGCCCTGCCCGACTCCCCGGACAGCTACCTGCAGGAGATCGGCCGGGCCGGCCGGGACGGCCGGCCGGCGCGGGCGTTGCTGCTGTGGCGGGCCGAGGACGTCGGCATCCAGCGGTACTTCACCGGCGGCGGCCCGGACGAGACCGACCTGCGCGACCTCGCCGCGCTGCTGCGCGACGGGCCGGCGACAAAAGCCGAGCTACGCGAACGCAGCGGATTGAGCGCCCGCAAGCTGGGTCAGCTGCTCGCCCTGCTGGAGCAGGTCGGCGCCGCCGCCACCCGGGCCGGCAACCGGCTCGCCAGCCCCCGGTACGCCCCGGAACCGGCGGACGCGGCCCGGACGGCGCTCGCCGAGGCGGAGCGGCAGCAGGCGGTGCAACGCTCGCGTACGGACATGATGCGTGCCTTCGCCGAGCACGGTGGCTGCCGGGGGCAGACGCTGCTGGCGTACTTCGGTGAGCACATGAAGAAGGTCTGTGGGCACTGCGACAACTGCCACGCCGGCAACAGCACCGCCGACGACGGGTCGAGCGGGCCGTTCCCGGTGCACAGCACGGTGCGGCACGCCGAGTGGGGCAGCGGCATGGTGCTCGGCTACGAGGACGACCGGATGACGGTTCTCTTCGACGACGTCGGCTACAAGACGCTGTCGGTGCCGGTGGTCAGCGAGCAGGGGCTGCTGGCCCGCGAGGCGGGCTGA